One genomic region from Gemmatimonadota bacterium encodes:
- a CDS encoding recombinase A yields the protein MSSLQDRDLQDRDLQDLEPYFTRMPAGKREERPCWSRSHLAGRLCELSSVPGAALLTAAFRLVLDAQLEGEPAAWITATPDTFFAPDAAESGVDLDALVVIRVPDARAAARSADRVLRSGGFGLVVMDLHADSRIPVPLQVRLARQARDHHAALLCLTAKSREAPSLGPMVTLRGQTSCRRLAVDRFQCEIEILKDKRHGPGWRHTEICRGPDGLH from the coding sequence ATGTCGTCCCTGCAGGATCGGGATCTGCAGGATCGGGATCTGCAGGATCTCGAGCCCTATTTCACGCGGATGCCCGCCGGAAAGCGGGAGGAGCGGCCGTGCTGGTCGCGGTCGCATCTGGCCGGGCGCCTCTGCGAGCTTTCGTCCGTCCCGGGGGCCGCCCTGCTGACGGCCGCCTTCCGGCTGGTGCTGGACGCCCAGCTCGAGGGCGAGCCGGCGGCCTGGATCACGGCGACGCCGGACACCTTCTTCGCGCCGGACGCGGCGGAGAGCGGCGTGGACCTGGACGCCCTGGTGGTCATCCGCGTACCGGACGCCCGGGCCGCGGCACGGTCGGCGGACCGGGTCCTGCGTTCGGGCGGCTTCGGCCTGGTGGTGATGGACCTGCACGCCGATTCCAGGATCCCCGTGCCCCTGCAGGTGCGCCTGGCCCGGCAGGCGCGGGACCACCACGCCGCCCTCCTGTGCCTGACCGCCAAGTCCCGCGAGGCGCCTTCGCTGGGGCCGATGGTCACCCTGAGGGGCCAGACCTCCTGCCGCCGCCTGGCGGTGGACCGTTTTCAATGCGAAATCGAAATCCTGAAGGACAAACGTCATGGACCGGGCTGGCGCCACACCGAAATCTGCCGGGGGCCGGACGGCCTGCATTAA